The Lysobacter helvus nucleotide sequence GTGCGCAGGTTGCGCACGACGCTCGCGCCTTCCGACGCGATGGGTTCCAGCGCGGGCGACAACGGTGCGCCCATGCTCGTCCCGCCCGTGCCGCGGCCGGAGTTGCCCATGAACCCCGACGTGTAGAGATTCGTGCCGTTGGTGCTGTTGGTCGGATCCGTCGTCCATTGCCAGTACATCAGCTTGACGCGCGGGTCGGCCTGCTGCAGCAACAGTTCGAGGCGGTTGAGGAATTCGCGGTGCCACGGCAGGAACGCGGGGTTGTGGTGTTCCGGCGCGCGCACGTGGATCTGTTGTTGCTTCGTCCAGTAGTCGTAGCCGGTGAGCAATGCGAATTCCGGCGTCGTGGCCATCGTGATGTACGCATCGCGCAGGCGCTGGCGTTGCGTCGCGGTGGCCGTCGCTGCGTTGACGCGCGGCTTGGTGATCTCCGCGCCCGTGAGGCGACTGGCGCCGCACACGGTCGGAAACGCATCCATCCAGCCGGACGACCACGTCGGGCCGGCCGCGCCTTTCGACCAGTACACGTGCAGATGTTCGGTGCCGGCCGACGCCGACGATCCGCGATTGCGCACGCGCACGTACACGTAATTCGGCAGGCCGTAGCGCGGATTGCGGTATTCGGGATTCTGGTGCGCCGCGGGCGTCCAGGGCGGCGACGCGGGATTGAACGCCGTCGGGCGCCAGTTGGGATCCGGGCTGTTGCGCACCCATATGTCTTCCGACACCCACATCGGCCCCGCATCGGGATTGGGCTGCACACCGGTGTCCGCCGGCGTGTCGCGGATGTACAGGTCTGCCTGGGCGAAGGCCGTGTTCGCGATGCACCACGCGAACGCGACCACGACGAGTTGCCGCACCTTCAAGCGCTTGCGCATGACACCCTCCTTGCGCCCCTGCCATCAGGTAGGACGCAAGGCATCCACCGAATGGGTCATGCCGGCCGGTCACCGGGTGACCGGGATTCACGCAATGCGCGACAGCCGCGCCAGCACGCCCCAGGTGTAGGCCAGCGCGTAGCCGAGGAACACGCCGGCGATCCCGGTCCACGCGCCCGCGTCGAGCCATCCGGCAAAAGCGCCAGACGCGTCGCCCGACAAATGCCGCCACGCCATCCACAACCCGGCGAACACGCGCGCCGCCACGATCGCCGTGAGCCCCAGCACGACCCAGCGATTGGGCGTGTAGGTCCAGCCTTTTGCATCGCGCTCGAAGCGCGTCAGCGACACGCCGAGCACGCCGACCCCCGCGCCGAACAGCAAACCCCAGCCCGCATCTCGCAGCGCGTCCGCCATCCAGTGCGTCGCAGCCCACGACGACACCACGAAGATCGGCAACGACACCGCAAGCAACCACGCATTGCCGCGCAGGAACCACCCCTGCGCACGCCGCCGCGCGCGCCCGGACGAATACCGCGCCCACAGCGACACCGGCAGCAGCACGAGCCAGGCCGCGAACAGGACGAGCACGATCAACGGGAGCAGCAACAAGGGCATGCGACCGACCCTACCGAACTCCCGCGCCACGCAATGCGAAAGGCCGGAAGCGCACGCTCCCGGCCTTGGTTCGTCACCCGCGAAGCACGTTTACTTCCCGGCGTTCACACCCTTGTCGACCACCAGCTTCACGACCACCTTGCGCGCACTGGCATTGCTGCCCGTGCCGGCGTCGGACGCCACGCCCATGCCGTCGCCGGCCTGCACGCGACCGGGCGAAACGCCGGCCTTCTGCTGCAGGAAATTGGTGACGGCCGCGGCGCGCTTGGTGCTGAGGACCTGGTTGGCGGCGGCGTCGCCGGTGGAATCGGTGAAGCCCTGCACCACCATCCGGTAATCCTTCAGCTCCTTGGTCTTCGCGGCGAGCGCCATCAGGTCGGACTTGCCCTGCGAGGAAATCGCGGTGCTGCCCGAGGCGAAATGCACCTCTGCCGTGGCGAGCGCTTCATACGTGCCGAAGTCGTTCATGCGCGCGGCGTTCGCTTCCATGCCTGCATGGGTCGGCGCCACGCCGGCCTGCACCTGCTGCGCGGTGCGGAAGTCTTCCGAGCCGAACGAAATCGCCGTGGCGTTGAAGCCGTCGCCCTGCGCGACCACGTCGGCCACGATCGGCAGGCCCGCCATCAGGGCGCCTTTCTCGACCGTTTCGTAACGCACGGCCGCCAGGCCCTTCTTCTTCTTGATCTTCGTGTCGGGCGAGACGTGGATCTTGCGCTCGACGTTGTTGCTGTCCTTGACCGTGATCATGTCGCCGTTGACCGCGGTGATCAGGCCCTTGATCGTGCTCGGATCGCCGTCGGCCGCGAGGGCGGGCAGCGCAACGAGGAGACCCATCAGTGCGGACGACAGGGCGAGCTGTTTCAGACCTTTCATGGAAATCATGGACGTCTCCTGACTGCAGATGATCCCCGCGAGTGGGAACGCCCATTGCATGCGAAGGCGGCCACGGGGTGGGTCAACATCCTGAAGCGTTGCCGGCGCCACCGCGCCCGTATTTCTACGCGTGGCGGACCAGTACTTTTTCGCCGCGGGGCATACTCCGTCCGATGCTCGACATCGACCTCCCCGTGATCCAGGCCCCGATGGCCGGCGTGCAGGGCGCCGACCTGGCCATCGCCGTCTCCGGTGCCGGCGGGCTGGGCTCCCTGCCCTGCGCGATGCTCGATGCCGCGCAGTTGCGCGCCGCGCTGGAACGCATCGCCGCGGCCACGCCGCGACCGGTGAACCTCAACTTCTTCTGCCACGCGATGCCGACGCCCGATGCGTCGCGTGAAGCGCGCTGGCGTGAAGCCTTGCAGCCGTATTACGACGAACTCGGCCTGGCGTTCCCCGATGCGAACGACGCGGGTGCGCGACGACCGATCGATGCCGCGGTCGTCGATGTGATCGCCGGATTCCGGCCGAAGGTCGTCAGCTTCCACTTCGGGCTGCCCGCGCCGGATTTGCTGCAACGGATCAAGGGCTGGGGCGCGTTCGTGCTCGGCTCCGCGACGACCATCGAGGAAGGCCGATGGCTCGCGGCGCACGGCGCCGATGCGGTGATCGCGCAAGGGCTGGAAGCCGGCGGGCATCGCGGGCATTTCCTGTCGGACGATCTGTCGTTGCAGTTGCCCTTGCGCGACTTGCTGGCCGGCCTGGCGCACGCGATCGACGTGCCATTGATTGCCGCGGGTGGCATCGGCAGCCACGCCGACGTGCGTGCGGCGTTACGGGCCGGCGCGAGCGCCGTGCAGGTCGGGACGTCCTACTTGCTATGTCCGGAAGCCACGACCTCGCCGGTGCATCGCACCGCCATCGCGCGCGCGTCCGTGCCGGACACCGCGCTCACCAATCTCTTCAGTGGCCGGCCGGCGCGCGGGATCTCCAATCGCCTGATGCGCGACCTCGGACCGCTCTCCGATTTGCCGCCCGCGTTCCCGCTCGCCGCCGAGGCGATCGCACCGCTGCGGTCGCACGCCGAACGTATCGGCCGCGACGATTTCTCGCCGCTCTGGTCGGGCACCAACACCGCGGGGTGCAGCACGCAAGGCGCCGCGGAGATCACGCGCACGCTCGCCGGCGCTTGAAGCTCAGCCGTTCGGCAGGTTCAGCGTGAACGTCGTCTTCCCGTCCGACGAGTCGGCGCGGATGGTGCCCGCGTGCGCCAGCGCGATCTGGTTGACGATGAACAGACCGAGGCCGAGGCTGGCGCGCTCGTGTTCCTGTTCGCCGCCCAGCACGCCGCCGCGGCGCAGCGGTTCGAACATCAGGTCCAGCATCTCGCGCGAGATCGGCTCGCCTGCGTTGCCGACCTTCAGTTCGACGCCCGCGTCGGCCTGGCGCAACGTGACCTGGATGTCGCCGCCGCGGTTGCCGTACTTCAAGGCATTCACCACCAGGTTGGCGAGCGCTTCGCGCACGCGCGTGGCATCGAACATCCCGGACACCGGCCCTTCCGCGCGGAATTCGATGCGCACCTGCGGCATCGTGCCCTGCAGCAGGTCCACTTCGTCCCGGCACACCTGCACCAGGTCGACCTGTGCCTTGTCGATCTCGAACCCGACGCCCAGCTTCGCGCGGTTGTAGACCAGCAGCTTGTCCAGCAACGCGCGCATGCGCTCGCCGCTGCGGATCAAACGCTGCGCGGCCTCGGCCATCGGTGCATCCACCGCGGTGCGCGCGATCAGTTCGGAGGTCATCACGATGGCGCTCAACGGGCTGCGCAGGTCGTGGCCCAGCACGCCGAGGAAGATGTTGCGCCAGCGTTCCACTTCGTCCGCGTAGTGGCTCACCGATTCGGCGATGGCTTCGTCGATCGCTTCGTTGAAACGCGTCACCTCGTCCGCGCTGACGGCCGCGGCCTCGGGGGCGTCGGCCCACAGGCGTAGCACGGACGCGCGCAATGCGCGGTATTCGGACACCAGGTGCGACACGCTGAAGCCGCTGTGCGCGCGGAACAACGCGTGGGTGCCGGCGGCGGTGCGCGGCGTCCCGACGGGGGCGAGCGCGCGGCCCTCGGATTTCTCGATTTCTTCCTCGCGCGTTTGCGGGCGGCGCAGGTCCGCGACGATGGCCGCGACGATGTCCGGGAGGTGGTCGCGCAAGGCGGCGTCATCGAGCGGCGCGCCCACGTCCACCGTCTTCGCGAACACCATCGCGTGGGAAATGATCGTCTCGCTGTGGTGCTCGATGAAATCCGCCAGACCGGTGCCCATGCGCTTTGCCGATCCAGGAGGTTGGACGCGCATCGTAGGGCCAAACCCGCGTGGCCGCCCGACCGGGCGTCCGCCGACGGGCGGCCACGTCCGGAACGCCCCGGCCAACGCGTTAGCTTCGGAACCATGGCCGACCTCGCCCGCGAAACCGCCGCCGTCCTGCGCGCCCTGCACGAGCGCGACGACAACACGTCCGCGCACTGCGACCGCACCTGCGCGCTGTCCGTGGAAACGGGGCGCGCGCTCGGGCTGTCCGCCGAGGAACTGGGCGTCCTGCACTGGGCCGGGCAGCTCCACGACATCGGCAAGCTCGGCATTCCCGATCGCGTGCTGTTCAAGCCGGCGCGCTACGACGCCGACGACATCGCGGTGATGCGCACGCATCCGCGCCGCGGCCACGACATCCTGTCGGCGATCCCGGATCCGCGCGTGGCCGCCATCGCCACCGTCGTGCTGCACCACCACGAAGCCATCGATGGCAGCGGCTATCCGGATGGCTTGCGCGGCGACGACATCCCGGTGCTCGCGCGCATCCTCTGCATCGTCGATGCCTACGACGCCATCGCCACCGTGCGGCCGTATCACGCGCCCAAGCGGCACGACGAGGTGATGCGCATGCTCAACGTCGAGCAGGGACGCAAGTTCGATCCGCATTTGCTGGGGCGCTTCGACAAGACCGTCGCATCGAGTGCATACAAGGCCGTCGGCTAGGCCCCGCGATGACCACGGAGGCGCTGCGCGACCACGGCCTGGCCGAACTGGCGGCGGCCATCGACCACCTCGGTCGACACGGCAGCCACGTGCACACCGGCATCCACCAGGCACGCAAGGCGATCCGCCGCACGCGCGCCCTGCTCGCACTCGTGGCCGCGGA carries:
- a CDS encoding DUF1453 domain-containing protein — its product is MPLLLLPLIVLVLFAAWLVLLPVSLWARYSSGRARRRAQGWFLRGNAWLLAVSLPIFVVSSWAATHWMADALRDAGWGLLFGAGVGVLGVSLTRFERDAKGWTYTPNRWVVLGLTAIVAARVFAGLWMAWRHLSGDASGAFAGWLDAGAWTGIAGVFLGYALAYTWGVLARLSRIA
- a CDS encoding OmpA family protein codes for the protein MISMKGLKQLALSSALMGLLVALPALAADGDPSTIKGLITAVNGDMITVKDSNNVERKIHVSPDTKIKKKKGLAAVRYETVEKGALMAGLPIVADVVAQGDGFNATAISFGSEDFRTAQQVQAGVAPTHAGMEANAARMNDFGTYEALATAEVHFASGSTAISSQGKSDLMALAAKTKELKDYRMVVQGFTDSTGDAAANQVLSTKRAAAVTNFLQQKAGVSPGRVQAGDGMGVASDAGTGSNASARKVVVKLVVDKGVNAGK
- a CDS encoding NAD(P)H-dependent flavin oxidoreductase; the protein is MLDIDLPVIQAPMAGVQGADLAIAVSGAGGLGSLPCAMLDAAQLRAALERIAAATPRPVNLNFFCHAMPTPDASREARWREALQPYYDELGLAFPDANDAGARRPIDAAVVDVIAGFRPKVVSFHFGLPAPDLLQRIKGWGAFVLGSATTIEEGRWLAAHGADAVIAQGLEAGGHRGHFLSDDLSLQLPLRDLLAGLAHAIDVPLIAAGGIGSHADVRAALRAGASAVQVGTSYLLCPEATTSPVHRTAIARASVPDTALTNLFSGRPARGISNRLMRDLGPLSDLPPAFPLAAEAIAPLRSHAERIGRDDFSPLWSGTNTAGCSTQGAAEITRTLAGA
- a CDS encoding sensor histidine kinase, whose translation is MGTGLADFIEHHSETIISHAMVFAKTVDVGAPLDDAALRDHLPDIVAAIVADLRRPQTREEEIEKSEGRALAPVGTPRTAAGTHALFRAHSGFSVSHLVSEYRALRASVLRLWADAPEAAAVSADEVTRFNEAIDEAIAESVSHYADEVERWRNIFLGVLGHDLRSPLSAIVMTSELIARTAVDAPMAEAAQRLIRSGERMRALLDKLLVYNRAKLGVGFEIDKAQVDLVQVCRDEVDLLQGTMPQVRIEFRAEGPVSGMFDATRVREALANLVVNALKYGNRGGDIQVTLRQADAGVELKVGNAGEPISREMLDLMFEPLRRGGVLGGEQEHERASLGLGLFIVNQIALAHAGTIRADSSDGKTTFTLNLPNG
- a CDS encoding HD-GYP domain-containing protein — protein: MADLARETAAVLRALHERDDNTSAHCDRTCALSVETGRALGLSAEELGVLHWAGQLHDIGKLGIPDRVLFKPARYDADDIAVMRTHPRRGHDILSAIPDPRVAAIATVVLHHHEAIDGSGYPDGLRGDDIPVLARILCIVDAYDAIATVRPYHAPKRHDEVMRMLNVEQGRKFDPHLLGRFDKTVASSAYKAVG